The Fructilactobacillus ixorae genome has a window encoding:
- a CDS encoding DUF4097 family beta strand repeat-containing protein, producing MYKKIIGLTMLGLSLAVLPAAFTPQATAASQTQTVKNTAQLDTLKVNVPAQVTVKAGNEFTVQSNFRDQQKPHVTKKGDQIEINIKDQKLWDQMNHSHSDKLKHKVVITLPQVTNPKSVKINAGTLDFKTPTPIQNFQANSNAWDMTISKANFKQAKLASESGDVNSNDSQLGTTMIKSESGNVYLRNTKLQATQIESEAGNVLLEKVDSKQPLKINSNSGDINMKQVNLTKITLSSDDGDIETHNLIAKDLDFNSGAGNVAIDNQKAITYDRVKLNTDSGAVQIKNAKINHSKINADTGDVSLKHVNIKHKDN from the coding sequence ATGTACAAAAAAATCATTGGATTGACAATGTTAGGGTTATCCCTAGCAGTTTTACCAGCTGCATTCACACCACAAGCAACGGCCGCTAGCCAAACCCAGACCGTCAAAAATACCGCTCAACTTGATACTTTAAAAGTAAACGTTCCCGCCCAGGTGACAGTAAAAGCGGGTAACGAATTTACAGTGCAATCTAACTTCCGGGACCAGCAAAAACCCCACGTTACCAAAAAAGGTGATCAAATTGAGATCAACATCAAGGACCAAAAGCTCTGGGATCAAATGAACCACAGTCACAGTGACAAGCTTAAGCATAAGGTTGTAATCACCCTGCCCCAGGTCACTAATCCCAAGTCGGTCAAAATTAACGCTGGAACCCTGGACTTTAAAACGCCCACTCCCATTCAGAACTTTCAAGCTAATAGTAACGCATGGGACATGACAATAAGCAAGGCTAACTTCAAGCAAGCCAAACTAGCAAGCGAAAGTGGAGATGTAAATAGTAATGACAGCCAGCTCGGGACGACCATGATTAAGTCGGAAAGTGGCAACGTGTACTTACGCAACACCAAGCTGCAAGCTACCCAGATTGAATCAGAAGCTGGGAACGTCTTGCTTGAAAAAGTTGACTCAAAGCAGCCACTTAAAATCAACAGTAATTCGGGTGACATTAACATGAAGCAGGTCAACTTAACTAAAATCACCCTTAGCTCCGATGATGGTGACATTGAAACTCATAATTTAATTGCAAAAGACCTCGACTTTAACAGTGGGGCTGGAAATGTAGCAATTGATAACCAAAAAGCCATCACCTACGACCGAGTTAAGCTTAATACCGATAGTGGTGCTGTTCAGATTAAAAATGCCAAGATTAACCACAGTAAAATTAATGCTGATACTGGCGATGTCAGCTTAAAACACGTCAACATTAAGCATAAGGATAATTAA
- a CDS encoding ketose-bisphosphate aldolase, whose protein sequence is MITNSTEMLQAARAGHYAVPAFNVNNLEWAKAILQAGEKAQSPLILQVTSGAAKYMGSFRLAYDLIVDMHDALHITVPISIHLDHGTYFDSLKTLGISYTSIMFDGSSLPLDENLEKTATLRDLTKDQDVSLETEVGTIGGEEDGVIADGEIAPVDSAVAMAKAGVDMLAVGIGNIHGQYPKDWKGLNFAHLQKIDDAIYDALGKRIPLVLHGGSGIPDDQVRKAIQLGIAKVNVNTEGQLAFHQGLRDYILSDADLKGKHYDPRILLTAGTDQLVEMCLDRIRVFGSGNKA, encoded by the coding sequence ATGATTACAAACAGTACGGAAATGTTACAAGCCGCCCGGGCTGGGCACTACGCCGTTCCAGCCTTTAACGTGAACAACTTGGAATGGGCCAAGGCGATTTTACAAGCCGGAGAAAAAGCCCAATCACCCCTGATCTTACAGGTGACCAGCGGAGCTGCTAAGTACATGGGGAGCTTCCGGCTCGCCTACGATTTAATCGTTGACATGCACGATGCCTTACACATTACCGTTCCGATTTCCATTCACTTGGATCATGGAACTTACTTTGACTCACTTAAAACGCTAGGGATTAGTTACACGTCAATTATGTTCGATGGATCGAGTCTACCCCTTGATGAAAACTTGGAGAAGACCGCCACACTGAGAGACCTCACCAAGGATCAGGACGTTAGTTTAGAAACCGAAGTTGGGACAATCGGTGGCGAAGAAGACGGGGTGATCGCTGATGGTGAAATTGCGCCGGTTGATTCCGCGGTGGCCATGGCGAAAGCGGGCGTTGATATGTTAGCAGTCGGCATTGGGAACATTCACGGTCAGTACCCGAAGGACTGGAAAGGGCTCAACTTTGCGCACTTGCAAAAGATTGATGATGCGATCTATGACGCGTTAGGCAAACGGATTCCATTAGTACTACACGGTGGTTCTGGAATTCCGGATGACCAGGTACGCAAGGCCATTCAGCTGGGAATTGCTAAGGTGAACGTGAATACCGAAGGACAACTAGCCTTTCACCAGGGTTTGCGGGATTACATCCTGAGTGATGCGGACTTAAAGGGTAAGCACTATGATCCTCGGATCCTGCTCACGGCTGGAACCGACCAGTTGGTTGAGATGTGCTTAGACCGGATTCGGGTCTTTGGTTCGGGAAACAAAGCCTAG
- a CDS encoding NADPH-dependent FMN reductase, which yields MTTVNVILGSVREPSMGARLFQYLQKHQSELEQTTHVSLQFLKVSDYQLPAYAEPLPPMGTPDYPENLAPNANRWVTDVMNGDGILLLTPEYDYSVPGALKNAFDYLGTGVSDTPIQTISYSMGSFGGILAAMAWLPIFQVLSLVSVPRNLNLRFIQNIFTETGDLNPDLATSEQQYYADKLTATVQNIAHYAKRLQADA from the coding sequence ATGACCACTGTTAACGTAATTCTCGGAAGTGTCCGCGAACCTTCCATGGGAGCCCGCCTGTTTCAATATCTCCAAAAGCACCAATCGGAATTAGAGCAAACCACGCACGTTAGTTTGCAATTTTTAAAGGTTAGTGACTATCAGTTACCTGCCTATGCCGAACCCCTTCCCCCAATGGGAACTCCCGATTATCCAGAGAATCTGGCTCCAAATGCCAATCGCTGGGTAACCGACGTGATGAATGGCGATGGAATCTTGCTGCTCACCCCTGAATATGACTACTCGGTTCCGGGTGCATTAAAAAATGCCTTTGACTACCTCGGAACCGGCGTTAGCGACACCCCGATTCAAACGATCAGTTACTCCATGGGGTCGTTTGGAGGCATCCTGGCGGCCATGGCCTGGTTGCCGATTTTCCAAGTTTTAAGTTTGGTAAGCGTCCCGCGGAATCTGAACCTCCGCTTCATTCAAAACATCTTTACTGAAACCGGAGATTTGAATCCGGATTTAGCGACGTCCGAACAACAATACTATGCCGACAAGTTGACGGCGACCGTGCAAAACATTGCGCACTATGCCAAACGCTTACAGGCAGATGCATAA
- a CDS encoding 5' nucleotidase, NT5C type, producing MTGAKPKLFLDMDNVMVNTLPVLNELAKLPFTKPKPDQITGVFRDLAPLPGILTSVPKLAEHYEMYVLSTAPWDNPSAWQDKLAWLQQYFGVGAENPFYKRVIIAHDKGLVHRTGGLLVDDRPYHGASAWVDPAVPSAWLQYGADERLQWQHELTNFLLDIAENQAQGQALPAAITTANARPNPYLVHGDLKDFQAATWE from the coding sequence ATGACAGGTGCGAAACCCAAATTATTTTTAGACATGGACAATGTGATGGTCAATACCCTTCCCGTCTTGAACGAATTAGCCAAGCTCCCCTTTACCAAGCCCAAGCCCGATCAAATCACGGGAGTTTTTCGGGATTTGGCACCGTTGCCAGGCATCCTAACGAGTGTACCGAAACTCGCAGAGCACTATGAGATGTACGTGCTCTCAACGGCTCCGTGGGACAATCCGAGTGCGTGGCAGGATAAGCTCGCCTGGCTGCAACAGTACTTTGGGGTCGGGGCAGAGAATCCTTTTTACAAACGGGTAATTATTGCGCACGACAAGGGTTTGGTCCATCGCACCGGGGGATTACTGGTTGATGATCGTCCATACCACGGGGCGAGTGCTTGGGTGGACCCAGCGGTTCCAAGCGCCTGGTTGCAATACGGTGCTGACGAGCGCTTGCAGTGGCAGCACGAACTAACGAACTTCCTCTTAGACATTGCCGAAAACCAGGCACAGGGACAGGCGTTACCAGCTGCGATCACAACGGCGAACGCGCGTCCCAACCCGTATCTCGTTCACGGTGATTTAAAGGATTTTCAGGCAGCAACGTGGGAATAA
- a CDS encoding NADPH-dependent FMN reductase: MIRKCVPMITINVILGSSRANAAGHHLFAYLQTHQPTFTNPADVQLNFMDIANYDLPFFNEPAAPMDNPNRTLTPPEQQWLNDLQAGDGYVILTPEYNHSIPAVLKNGLDYVAFEMQGKPVRVLTYAPSAQGGQFAFLALLPTLNQLGCWVLPKPTIIGRVTQNFTADGEMPVDAPAAGRYPDRLERMLQELAFYAQVLRENRFA; encoded by the coding sequence ATGATTAGAAAGTGTGTCCCAATGATTACCATTAACGTGATTTTAGGCAGTTCCCGCGCTAACGCCGCGGGCCACCACCTCTTTGCTTACCTGCAAACCCACCAACCGACTTTTACCAATCCTGCTGACGTCCAGCTTAACTTCATGGACATTGCGAATTACGACTTACCCTTTTTCAATGAACCAGCGGCGCCCATGGATAATCCCAACCGGACCTTAACGCCTCCCGAACAGCAGTGGCTTAACGATTTACAAGCGGGCGATGGCTACGTGATCTTGACGCCGGAGTATAACCACTCCATCCCGGCCGTGCTTAAAAACGGACTGGATTACGTCGCCTTTGAAATGCAAGGAAAGCCGGTCCGCGTGCTTACGTATGCTCCCAGTGCTCAAGGTGGTCAGTTTGCCTTTTTAGCCCTATTACCAACCCTGAACCAACTCGGTTGTTGGGTGCTACCAAAGCCCACCATCATCGGGCGGGTAACGCAAAACTTTACGGCGGACGGAGAAATGCCAGTTGATGCCCCAGCAGCGGGACGCTATCCCGACCGGTTGGAACGCATGCTACAAGAGCTTGCTTTTTATGCGCAGGTCTTGCGGGAAAATCGCTTTGCATAA
- a CDS encoding MFS transporter has protein sequence MHFNQFTKYQKRVSLSTGIGFVLERMDSAFIGLALASIIATLHITKAEGGLIPSITAIGSLFGGIGFGILADKFGRVKTLSWSIFIYALGTAGMGLTNSFFMLCLFRIIIGIGTSGEYGIALTMLSEAFAKKYMGRISSAAGVAGQLGAVLASLLAAFIIPHYGWHLLFFVGIFPVILAWFIRFHLPESADFKHNHELAQTKKVQLGDVWSLFSTPHEASLSIRIIIMFLIHIAGYTTVMNWLPTIAQERMHVNVASSSVWMVFTIIGMAVGISVFGYLQDHFGSRLAFGIYLLGSAASVYLLIMAQTKIEFVAAGTIVGFLTDGMYSGYGAVVSSLYPSKNRATANNTIMSIAKTIGTFTPVLIGFIMDVSTITMVVVFMSGCYLVSFVVMMSIKQLRKGHPRYAKNN, from the coding sequence ATGCACTTTAACCAGTTTACGAAATACCAAAAGCGGGTGTCCCTATCCACGGGCATCGGGTTTGTTCTCGAACGGATGGACTCCGCGTTCATTGGACTCGCGTTAGCGTCCATCATCGCTACCTTACATATCACCAAGGCCGAAGGGGGCTTAATTCCCTCGATTACTGCCATCGGCTCCCTCTTTGGGGGCATTGGCTTTGGAATCCTAGCCGATAAATTTGGCCGGGTCAAAACCCTCAGTTGGTCCATCTTCATCTACGCGCTTGGAACGGCTGGCATGGGGTTAACTAATTCGTTCTTTATGCTGTGTTTGTTCCGAATCATCATCGGTATCGGAACCAGTGGGGAATACGGAATCGCGCTCACAATGCTCAGTGAAGCCTTTGCGAAAAAATACATGGGGCGGATTTCGTCCGCCGCGGGAGTCGCTGGTCAACTTGGAGCCGTCCTGGCCTCGCTCCTAGCGGCCTTCATCATCCCTCACTATGGTTGGCACCTGCTCTTTTTCGTCGGCATTTTCCCCGTCATCTTAGCCTGGTTCATTCGCTTTCACCTGCCAGAAAGTGCTGACTTTAAGCACAATCACGAATTAGCGCAAACCAAAAAAGTCCAGCTCGGTGACGTATGGTCGCTCTTTTCCACGCCACACGAAGCCTCACTATCAATTCGGATCATCATCATGTTTCTGATTCACATTGCCGGTTACACCACGGTGATGAACTGGCTCCCCACGATTGCCCAGGAACGAATGCACGTGAACGTGGCTAGTTCGTCCGTGTGGATGGTCTTCACCATCATCGGCATGGCCGTCGGGATCTCTGTCTTTGGTTACTTACAAGACCACTTTGGCAGTCGCTTGGCCTTTGGAATCTATCTCTTAGGGTCTGCTGCCTCCGTGTACCTCTTAATCATGGCGCAAACTAAAATCGAATTTGTGGCCGCCGGTACCATCGTCGGGTTTCTGACCGATGGAATGTATAGCGGATATGGGGCCGTAGTTAGTAGCCTCTACCCCAGCAAGAACCGGGCCACAGCCAACAACACCATCATGTCGATTGCTAAAACGATTGGAACCTTTACCCCGGTTCTAATCGGGTTCATCATGGACGTTTCGACGATTACCATGGTGGTCGTCTTCATGAGTGGTTGTTATCTCGTGAGCTTCGTTGTCATGATGTCAATTAAACAACTACGGAAGGGACACCCACGTTATGCCAAAAACAATTAA
- a CDS encoding catalase, giving the protein MADKLTTEAGQPWANNEHSQTAGVRGPVLMQDYQLLEKLAHFNRERIPERVVHAKGAGAKGVFKLTHDMSKYTKADLFNGVGKETPLAIRFSQVAGESGYPDTIRDVRGFAIKFYTQDGNYDIVGNNTPIFFVNDPLKFPDFIHSQKRDPKTHLRSDEMQWDFWSHSPESVHQVTYLMGDRGNPASYRTMNGYGSHTYKWVNKADDVYWVKYHFISQQGVENMTDETAAKAASKDTDYLMHDLYDAIEQKDYPSWKVYVQILPYQEGIDYPADIFDVTKVVSHHDYPLQEVGEFTLNENPTNYFDNVEEIAFSPANLVPGIEASPDKLLQGRLFAYKDAERYRLGANYEQLKINRPVNEVHNYERDGFMADNQGSEVNYEPNSKNGPVEDPHASITPEQLQGATGAYRPYDQDYYSQAGALYRLMSPEEQDRLIKTIKGGLGSFDNHEIQVLETKQFYKADPEYGTRVAAALGLDVDEIKD; this is encoded by the coding sequence ATGGCAGATAAATTAACGACCGAAGCAGGTCAACCGTGGGCGAACAATGAGCATTCCCAAACGGCTGGAGTTCGTGGCCCCGTTTTAATGCAGGACTACCAACTGTTAGAAAAGCTCGCGCACTTTAACCGGGAACGAATCCCAGAACGGGTGGTGCACGCAAAGGGTGCCGGAGCTAAGGGAGTCTTTAAGTTAACGCATGACATGAGCAAATACACTAAGGCCGACTTGTTTAACGGGGTTGGCAAAGAAACCCCACTCGCCATTCGGTTCTCGCAGGTGGCTGGTGAATCTGGTTACCCAGATACAATTCGAGATGTCCGTGGTTTTGCTATCAAGTTCTACACTCAAGACGGAAACTATGACATTGTGGGGAACAACACTCCCATCTTCTTTGTCAACGATCCATTAAAGTTCCCCGACTTCATTCACTCGCAAAAGCGGGATCCCAAGACGCACTTGCGGAGTGATGAAATGCAGTGGGACTTCTGGTCCCACTCACCAGAATCAGTCCACCAAGTGACCTACTTGATGGGAGACCGGGGTAATCCAGCTAGTTACCGGACGATGAACGGGTATGGAAGTCATACGTACAAGTGGGTCAACAAGGCTGACGATGTTTACTGGGTTAAATACCACTTCATTAGCCAACAAGGAGTTGAAAACATGACCGACGAAACGGCCGCCAAGGCTGCTTCTAAGGACACGGATTACTTGATGCACGACCTCTACGATGCGATTGAACAAAAAGATTACCCGTCCTGGAAGGTTTACGTTCAAATTTTGCCGTACCAAGAAGGGATTGACTACCCAGCCGACATTTTCGATGTGACCAAGGTTGTTTCCCACCACGATTACCCATTGCAAGAAGTGGGTGAGTTCACGTTGAATGAAAATCCAACGAACTACTTCGATAACGTGGAAGAAATTGCCTTTTCACCGGCCAACTTGGTTCCGGGGATTGAAGCTTCTCCAGATAAGTTGTTACAGGGACGGCTCTTTGCGTACAAGGATGCTGAACGGTACCGGTTAGGCGCTAACTATGAACAACTGAAGATTAACCGGCCCGTTAATGAAGTCCACAATTACGAACGAGACGGCTTCATGGCTGATAATCAAGGTAGTGAAGTTAACTACGAACCTAACAGTAAAAATGGACCGGTTGAAGATCCGCACGCTTCGATTACGCCGGAACAATTACAAGGGGCAACCGGAGCTTACCGGCCCTACGACCAGGATTATTATTCCCAAGCTGGGGCTTTGTACCGGTTGATGAGTCCGGAAGAACAGGATCGGCTGATTAAGACGATTAAAGGTGGCTTAGGCTCCTTTGATAACCATGAAATTCAAGTGTTGGAAACGAAGCAATTCTACAAGGCGGATCCAGAATACGGAACGCGGGTTGCAGCAGCACTCGGACTTGATGTAGACGAAATTAAAGACTAA
- a CDS encoding cadmium resistance transporter, translated as MLATILTAIAYYVSTNMDYILVLVLLIHANHQDGPVLAGDVLGTNVLILLPMALAAIVGAVTQTWMIGFLGLFPLYFGIQALFFPDSGNQMNETDHGSRWRTALHTAIITVTACGADNIAVYIPLFVHRSLQQLVVIYIVMIGMAIVFFLIALLISKNKQLERILNRYGRYLAGVIYIYLGLSVLIGSGTIQHFLK; from the coding sequence ATGCTTGCTACCATTTTAACTGCCATCGCCTACTACGTGTCGACCAACATGGATTACATTTTGGTCTTGGTGTTACTGATTCACGCCAACCATCAGGATGGCCCCGTGCTAGCTGGGGATGTGCTTGGAACCAATGTTTTGATTCTACTGCCAATGGCCTTGGCAGCGATTGTCGGGGCGGTCACCCAAACCTGGATGATTGGCTTCTTGGGCTTATTTCCCCTGTACTTTGGCATCCAAGCGCTCTTTTTCCCAGATTCTGGGAACCAAATGAACGAAACCGACCACGGTTCGCGGTGGAGAACGGCCCTGCACACTGCGATTATTACCGTGACGGCCTGTGGCGCCGATAACATTGCCGTGTACATCCCGCTCTTCGTGCACCGCTCCTTGCAACAGCTAGTGGTGATTTACATCGTGATGATTGGGATGGCAATCGTCTTTTTCCTGATTGCCCTGCTGATTAGTAAGAACAAACAGTTGGAACGAATCTTGAATCGCTATGGTCGGTATCTAGCGGGAGTCATTTATATTTACCTGGGCCTTTCCGTGTTAATTGGGAGTGGGACGATTCAGCATTTTTTGAAATAA
- a CDS encoding transposase, producing the protein MKEYVSNNPKYRQLKSLYKLLFKKVEKLDYQVFKRRRNYQYACLTDTEVVERLLSLSPSLRDAYDFYQDMTQIVTKTHNQQELADLLNSAKHQDQYQNLPEAMKKGRRTLKCHQEEIENSFTYSFSNGPLEGINNKINVINRTAYGHRSFKNFRLRILISFSNNYFSKNYKQKATESFKDSIA; encoded by the coding sequence ATGAAAGAGTATGTCAGTAATAACCCTAAATACCGCCAATTAAAAAGTTTATACAAGTTGCTTTTTAAAAAGGTTGAAAAATTAGACTATCAGGTTTTCAAACGAAGAAGAAACTATCAATATGCTTGTTTGACTGATACGGAAGTTGTAGAAAGATTACTCTCCTTATCACCATCACTTCGTGATGCTTATGACTTCTATCAAGATATGACTCAGATCGTAACCAAAACGCATAATCAGCAGGAGTTAGCCGATCTGCTTAATTCAGCTAAGCATCAAGATCAATATCAAAATCTTCCTGAAGCAATGAAAAAGGGCAGACGTACATTAAAATGCCATCAAGAAGAAATTGAAAATAGCTTTACTTATTCCTTCAGTAATGGTCCTTTAGAAGGAATTAATAACAAAATCAATGTTATCAATAGAACCGCTTATGGTCATCGTAGTTTCAAGAATTTCAGACTTAGAATTCTCATCTCATTTTCAAACAACTATTTCTCAAAAAATTATAAACAAAAGGCGACAGAATCCTTTAAGGATTCCATCGCTTAG
- a CDS encoding PadR family transcriptional regulator yields MAIQISSEVLEGIVLALLAQEDYYGYALTQGVKQFIPISNSTLYPILRRLKKEAWVTTYDQPFDGRNRRYYQITETGLTQLEKVKTDWNHHKHIVDQVFNNQMPKEDA; encoded by the coding sequence ATCGCCATTCAAATTAGTTCAGAAGTGCTGGAAGGCATCGTGTTAGCCTTGCTCGCCCAGGAAGATTACTACGGCTACGCCTTAACCCAGGGAGTCAAACAGTTTATTCCGATTTCAAACTCAACCCTCTATCCGATTTTACGTCGCCTAAAAAAGGAAGCTTGGGTCACCACTTACGACCAGCCCTTTGACGGTCGTAACCGGCGGTATTATCAAATTACGGAGACCGGATTAACCCAACTTGAAAAGGTCAAGACCGACTGGAATCATCACAAGCACATCGTTGACCAGGTCTTTAACAATCAAATGCCTAAGGAGGATGCCTAA
- a CDS encoding bifunctional metallophosphatase/5'-nucleotidase: MPKTIKILSTSDVHGYVYPTNYSTKDNYTGIGLLKAGTIIKQAREQAQPDEIVLAVENGDLIQGSPLTSYLADHPQAPTAFLTGITSQIGYDAGILGNHEFNYGLEYLRAAEADRNYPLLNANITGAEAEHIADAPYRIIEIQGVKIAILGLTTAFIPNWEKAANIAGLTFDSILTVAKDVVPNLRLQADVVIVAYHGGLEADPKTGQPTEAATVENEGYRLLTTVPGIDALITGHQHRELAGTINHVPFTQPGVRGSYVGQITLNLDDDHHVINGTSALLKTADVAIDETLLPDPKVENQVQTWLEAPVGTVTGADLQIHDPMQARLHGHPYLTLINQVQMDALGADISGTALFNNEITGLSPHVSMREIISNYSFPNVAVAERITGKELRAALEQSATFFTVQAGHIVINEEFVKPKLQLYNYDVYSGIDYEFDVAQPLGHRVTNLNYHGQPVTDEQELTVAMNNYRAIGGGNYQMFSIDKVVKQTSETIPNLMIQYLKDHDPYHATEPDNFRVRASES, translated from the coding sequence ATGCCAAAAACAATTAAAATTCTATCCACGAGTGACGTGCATGGCTACGTTTACCCGACCAACTACAGCACCAAGGATAACTATACGGGCATTGGCCTCTTAAAAGCCGGAACCATCATCAAGCAAGCCCGCGAACAGGCGCAACCAGACGAAATCGTGTTAGCCGTGGAAAATGGGGATCTAATCCAGGGATCCCCGCTCACCAGTTACTTAGCTGACCACCCGCAAGCTCCAACTGCCTTTCTCACCGGCATTACGAGCCAGATTGGTTATGATGCCGGCATCTTGGGTAATCACGAATTTAACTATGGATTAGAGTACCTCCGAGCTGCAGAAGCAGACCGTAATTATCCTCTTTTAAATGCCAACATTACCGGCGCTGAAGCCGAACACATCGCCGATGCTCCCTATCGAATCATTGAAATCCAGGGCGTTAAAATTGCCATCTTAGGCTTAACCACGGCCTTTATCCCGAACTGGGAAAAAGCCGCAAACATTGCGGGTTTAACCTTTGATTCCATTTTAACGGTTGCAAAGGATGTGGTGCCAAACCTCCGGCTCCAAGCTGATGTGGTGATTGTCGCTTACCACGGGGGGTTAGAAGCCGATCCAAAGACTGGTCAGCCCACCGAAGCAGCAACGGTCGAAAACGAGGGCTACCGGCTTTTAACGACCGTGCCCGGCATTGACGCCCTGATCACTGGACACCAACACCGGGAACTAGCTGGGACGATTAACCACGTCCCCTTCACCCAACCCGGGGTGCGGGGCAGCTACGTTGGCCAAATCACCCTGAATCTCGATGATGATCATCACGTAATCAATGGGACAAGCGCACTCTTAAAAACCGCAGACGTTGCCATTGATGAAACGTTACTTCCGGATCCCAAGGTCGAAAACCAGGTCCAGACCTGGCTCGAAGCCCCCGTGGGTACGGTTACCGGAGCCGACCTGCAAATTCATGATCCGATGCAAGCCCGCTTGCACGGTCATCCATACCTCACCTTAATTAATCAGGTCCAAATGGACGCACTTGGCGCGGACATCTCTGGAACTGCCCTGTTTAATAATGAAATTACTGGACTGAGCCCGCACGTTTCCATGCGCGAAATCATCAGTAATTATTCGTTTCCAAACGTGGCCGTTGCCGAACGAATCACGGGAAAAGAGTTGCGAGCCGCATTGGAACAATCAGCCACCTTTTTCACCGTCCAGGCCGGGCACATTGTCATCAACGAGGAATTCGTGAAACCAAAGTTACAACTGTATAACTACGACGTTTACAGTGGCATTGACTACGAATTTGACGTTGCACAACCGCTAGGGCATCGTGTTACTAACCTCAATTATCACGGTCAACCAGTAACCGACGAACAGGAATTAACGGTGGCCATGAACAACTACCGGGCCATCGGCGGCGGTAACTATCAGATGTTTTCGATTGATAAGGTCGTCAAACAGACCAGCGAAACAATCCCGAACTTAATGATTCAGTATCTGAAAGACCACGACCCCTATCATGCTACTGAACCGGATAATTTCCGGGTGCGGGCTAGTGAATCATAA
- a CDS encoding DUF1700 domain-containing protein, protein MPTDQEQYITELKYYLKNIPTKERDEAATYYLDYLKDGQLSNYKEIVANLGTPRQLARQLAANYSISEDEKQPTKGSVNHNVKLIITILAALASPLLLGIAGLILLMLFIFVVTMAAFLFATLFATGLLIWVGVTTIASKGIIALSLLGLGLLILGVLLMIPPIVYFVIRFIIQIGANWTKKIYRYSQAKLTNRKDGYHG, encoded by the coding sequence ATGCCAACGGATCAAGAACAATACATCACGGAACTTAAGTACTACCTAAAAAACATTCCAACTAAGGAACGCGATGAGGCCGCGACCTACTACCTCGACTATCTCAAAGACGGTCAACTTAGTAACTACAAAGAAATTGTCGCAAACCTGGGGACGCCCCGGCAGCTAGCGCGCCAACTTGCCGCGAATTACTCCATCTCAGAGGACGAAAAGCAACCGACAAAGGGGAGCGTTAATCACAACGTTAAACTCATTATTACCATTTTGGCAGCCCTTGCCTCCCCCCTGCTGCTCGGGATTGCGGGCTTGATCTTACTGATGCTATTTATCTTTGTGGTTACCATGGCAGCCTTCCTGTTTGCCACCCTGTTTGCCACCGGCCTCCTAATTTGGGTCGGGGTTACGACCATTGCCAGCAAGGGAATCATTGCGCTCAGCCTACTAGGACTTGGCTTATTAATTTTGGGGGTCTTGCTGATGATTCCACCCATCGTGTACTTTGTAATTCGCTTTATTATTCAAATTGGGGCGAACTGGACCAAGAAAATCTATCGGTATTCACAAGCTAAATTGACTAACAGAAAGGATGGTTATCATGGCTAA